The following proteins are encoded in a genomic region of Desulfobotulus mexicanus:
- a CDS encoding M16 family metallopeptidase encodes MDPMTRKTTLANGVRILTHQVPHVRSVAMGIWVDVGARDESEEEAGYSHFLEHMMFKGTKRRSAYELAKAFDAIGGQSNAFTTMETTCYHARVMDTHLPTMVDILSDMFLNSCLDPEEIENERPVIIQEIGMLEDCPEEFAHHLLEKHAWGEHPLGRSILGTPKNILSLSSENLSLFFRKHYCPSRVIISLAGNLEHNQVLDLLAPAFEQLPPSPGRPMRHTPVMQKGVRTTVRPIEQVHLCLGAPGLSITHEDRFAASLLTTILGGNMSSRLFQEIREKRGLAYSVYAFSAGHMDTGMMGIYAGVAPSTVETSAELIHKELKGLCAEPVTLEELEGARAYTKGNILLSMENTENLMVKLAQNEINFGRYVPVEETLAKVDEVSRENILSLACGAFSENNFLVSVLGPSDNTAALGEKFGISEKKETAGEKKQ; translated from the coding sequence ATGGACCCGATGACCCGAAAAACTACATTGGCCAACGGTGTCCGGATTCTGACCCACCAGGTGCCCCATGTGCGATCCGTCGCCATGGGCATCTGGGTAGATGTTGGTGCCAGGGATGAATCCGAAGAGGAAGCGGGCTATTCCCACTTTCTGGAACACATGATGTTTAAAGGTACAAAGAGACGCTCCGCCTATGAGCTGGCCAAGGCCTTTGATGCCATCGGCGGGCAGTCCAATGCCTTTACCACTATGGAAACCACCTGCTACCATGCCCGTGTCATGGATACCCACCTGCCCACCATGGTGGACATTCTCTCGGACATGTTTCTGAACTCCTGCCTGGATCCCGAAGAAATTGAAAACGAACGACCGGTGATTATTCAGGAAATAGGCATGCTCGAAGACTGTCCCGAAGAATTTGCCCACCATCTTCTGGAAAAACACGCTTGGGGAGAACATCCCCTTGGCCGCTCCATTCTGGGAACGCCTAAAAATATCCTCAGCCTTTCATCGGAAAACCTGTCCCTTTTTTTCCGCAAGCACTACTGCCCTTCCAGGGTGATCATCTCCCTTGCGGGCAATCTGGAACATAACCAGGTACTGGATCTTCTGGCTCCGGCCTTTGAACAGCTTCCTCCTAGCCCCGGAAGGCCCATGCGCCATACTCCGGTAATGCAAAAGGGTGTCCGGACCACTGTACGCCCCATTGAGCAGGTGCACCTCTGCCTCGGGGCTCCCGGTCTTTCCATCACCCACGAGGACCGCTTTGCAGCCTCTCTGCTGACAACTATCCTCGGGGGCAACATGAGTTCCCGCCTTTTCCAGGAAATCAGGGAAAAACGGGGGCTGGCCTATTCGGTCTATGCTTTTTCCGCAGGTCATATGGATACGGGCATGATGGGTATTTACGCCGGAGTTGCTCCAAGCACGGTGGAAACTTCTGCGGAGCTGATTCACAAAGAACTTAAAGGACTCTGTGCTGAACCCGTAACCCTGGAAGAACTGGAAGGTGCACGGGCCTATACCAAGGGAAATATCCTGCTTTCCATGGAAAACACGGAAAACCTCATGGTAAAACTGGCCCAGAATGAAATCAACTTCGGCCGATATGTCCCTGTGGAAGAGACCCTTGCCAAGGTAGATGAAGTCAGCCGGGAAAATATTCTTTCCCTGGCATGCGGCGCATTTTCAGAAAATAACTTTCTTGTTTCCGTACTCGGCCCTTCGGACAACACTGCAGCTCTGGGAGAAAAATTCGGCATCAGTGAGAAAAAAGAAACGGCAGGAGAAAAGAAACAATGA
- the dut gene encoding dUTP diphosphatase, which translates to MKIPLLRMPNGEGLPLPAYMTELAAGMDIPAAEACTLDPGEITLVRTGFAMALPEGFEAQIRPRSGLAIRHGITIVNAPGTIDADYRGEIKVGLINLGKKSVEINRGERIAQMVIAPVYRISWEETGSLEDTGRGNGGFGHTGSGEKP; encoded by the coding sequence ATGAAGATCCCCCTGCTCCGTATGCCAAATGGAGAAGGACTGCCTTTACCTGCCTACATGACAGAGCTTGCGGCAGGAATGGACATCCCTGCCGCGGAAGCCTGCACCCTGGATCCCGGAGAGATTACCCTTGTCAGAACAGGTTTTGCAATGGCACTGCCCGAAGGATTTGAGGCCCAGATCAGGCCAAGAAGCGGACTTGCCATCCGGCACGGCATCACCATTGTTAACGCACCCGGAACCATTGATGCTGATTACAGGGGGGAAATCAAAGTTGGCCTTATTAATCTTGGTAAAAAAAGCGTTGAGATAAACAGGGGTGAGCGCATAGCCCAGATGGTGATTGCCCCGGTATACCGGATTTCATGGGAGGAAACCGGAAGCCTTGAAGATACAGGCAGGGGAAACGGAGGCTTCGGCCATACAGGCTCAGGAGAAAAACCATGA
- a CDS encoding MBL fold metallo-hydrolase has translation MKDGFTIPSSPFLSLTVLASGSRGNCICIESEETAILVDAGFSCKELLRRMDITGLSPEKLSGIVLSHEHSDHVTGAGVLSRKFQIPVYGTSGTLDAAKNKTGILHRRKDITCGVPFAVGDLLIHPFSISHDAADPTGFTVSSGGVKIGIATDLGIATSLVKNHLKGCHALVLEANHCPAMLEKGPYPWSLKQRVKGRTGHLSNANARDLLGEIIHPALSCVVIAHISEKNNTPEKAGSVVAEALKSSRAKLVTACQQSPTDPIRLTSSPATCPCSDNAEFYQPDNLEFSFAN, from the coding sequence ATGAAAGATGGCTTCACCATACCCTCTTCCCCCTTCCTTTCCCTTACCGTGCTGGCCAGTGGCAGCCGGGGCAACTGTATCTGCATTGAAAGCGAAGAAACCGCCATTCTCGTGGATGCTGGGTTTTCATGTAAGGAACTCCTGCGCCGCATGGACATAACAGGCCTTTCACCTGAAAAATTATCCGGTATTGTCCTTTCCCATGAACACAGTGACCATGTAACGGGGGCAGGTGTACTGTCCCGTAAGTTTCAGATCCCAGTTTATGGCACTTCCGGAACCCTGGATGCAGCAAAAAACAAAACAGGGATTCTACACCGCCGAAAAGACATTACCTGTGGCGTCCCTTTTGCCGTAGGCGATCTTCTCATCCACCCCTTTTCCATCTCCCACGATGCCGCAGACCCGACAGGTTTCACCGTCAGCTCCGGTGGCGTTAAAATTGGTATTGCCACGGATCTTGGTATTGCCACCAGCCTTGTTAAAAATCATCTGAAGGGCTGCCATGCGCTTGTTCTGGAAGCCAATCACTGCCCTGCCATGCTTGAAAAAGGCCCCTATCCATGGAGCCTGAAACAAAGGGTTAAAGGCCGGACAGGTCATCTTTCCAATGCCAACGCCAGGGATCTTCTCGGAGAAATTATACACCCGGCCCTATCCTGCGTTGTCATTGCCCATATCAGTGAAAAAAATAATACCCCGGAAAAAGCAGGCTCTGTGGTGGCTGAAGCCCTGAAAAGCAGTAGAGCCAAGCTTGTGACAGCGTGCCAGCAGAGTCCCACGGACCCGATCCGGCTGACATCCTCTCCGGCCACCTGCCCCTGCTCTGACAATGCAGAATTCTATCAGCCTGATAACCTGGAATTCTCTTTTGCTAACTAA
- a CDS encoding cell envelope integrity protein TolA yields MAKKPVKKKTTTSPASEDSAKKKNSTAKKTSTAKKNTAATKAKTTAKTSTAKTAATTKMDPVLFRKFDDWKPATPFQPVLTTQTTPSAPPFCNTSDPEEAKRIAALLLKPFSPQDFILSPEKKAEQEARFKAQEEERIKAKEEARKKAEEEAIIKAEEEARKKAEEEARIKAEEEARKKAEEEARIKAEEEARKKAEEEARIKAEEEARKKAEEEARIKAEEEARIRAIKAEEARKQAEEAARIRAEEEARIQAEEEKARLLAEKKARSEAIVKNMLTAGACIAAIFVLIIGSSISNKSQYFIKTNKDSIEIWQGAFSPRGKNHILTLPGVTGPEVAKEAYTRSEVMPLAFNFYMDKAIEESRKRGTPDFDKVEKLLKKAQSFASSQDERQAVAARLQAITKTIENYKAEIANP; encoded by the coding sequence ATGGCAAAAAAACCAGTAAAGAAAAAAACCACGACAAGCCCGGCAAGCGAAGACAGTGCAAAGAAAAAAAACAGTACTGCTAAAAAGACCAGTACTGCTAAAAAAAACACTGCGGCAACCAAAGCCAAAACAACAGCAAAAACCAGCACAGCCAAAACCGCTGCAACAACTAAAATGGATCCTGTCCTTTTCAGAAAATTTGATGACTGGAAACCAGCAACACCTTTCCAGCCTGTGCTTACAACACAAACCACTCCCTCTGCTCCTCCCTTTTGCAATACATCCGATCCCGAAGAAGCCAAACGTATTGCAGCGCTTCTTTTAAAACCCTTCTCTCCACAGGACTTTATCCTCTCTCCTGAAAAGAAAGCCGAACAGGAAGCCCGTTTCAAAGCTCAGGAAGAAGAAAGAATAAAGGCCAAAGAGGAAGCAAGGAAAAAAGCAGAGGAAGAGGCTATAATAAAGGCCGAAGAAGAAGCAAGGAAAAAAGCAGAAGAAGAGGCCAGAATAAAGGCCGAAGAAGAAGCAAGGAAAAAAGCAGARGAAGAGGCCAGAATAAAGGCCGAAGARGAAGCAAGGAAAAAAGCAGAAGAAGAGGCCAGAATAAAGGCCGAAGAAGAAGCAAGGAAAAAAGCAGAGGAAGAGGCCAGAATAAAGGCCGAAGAGGAAGCAAGAATAAGGGCGATAAAAGCGGAAGAAGCAAGAAAACAGGCCGAAGAAGCAGCCCGCATAAGGGCCGAGGAAGAAGCCAGAATACAGGCCGAGGAAGAAAAAGCCCGGCTGCTGGCCGAAAAAAAGGCACGATCCGAAGCCATAGTTAAAAATATGCTGACAGCAGGGGCCTGTATTGCGGCCATCTTTGTTCTGATTATCGGTTCAAGCATATCTAATAAAAGCCAGTATTTTATCAAAACCAATAAAGATTCCATTGAAATCTGGCAGGGTGCTTTCTCTCCAAGAGGAAAAAATCATATACTCACACTGCCCGGTGTTACCGGACCCGAAGTGGCAAAGGAAGCATACACACGCAGTGAAGTGATGCCTTTGGCCTTTAATTTCTATATGGATAAAGCCATCGAGGAATCCCGGAAACGGGGAACACCTGATTTTGATAAAGTGGAAAAACTTCTGAAAAAAGCCCAGTCCTTTGCCAGTTCACAGGACGAGCGTCAGGCCGTTGCAGCCAGGCTTCAGGCCATCACCAAGACCATCGAAAATTATAAGGCAGAAATAGCCAATCCTTGA
- a CDS encoding cyclic nucleotide-binding domain-containing protein, with protein MKEILKAKEIQLKSLLAAGRRAEAMDLLFELVVIFARMGQFERAEMLRQKMMALDSLAIQQIVAAAERIEQEKNKAIDKEHMALWKPWYTRLAPEERSAFFFATEPLLFSAGESLFRQGEKNRSLFFVDRGSLQLISVSDGGQETLIRRLAPGTFAGEDTFYKTSVCTTSLVALTAGACRVLKRKKLLPLAEKVPGLAPKLQDFCLEGRSSSAVLQSKGINRRMYKRIPAQGVIVFQVIPKESGQGSSPGLFKGRMSDISAGGLSFYVKTGNDKNVRQLLDAKLGMKFVLSASGNLQPMVCKGVVTGVLSHMDNEYSVHVKFSKPLDPMLFV; from the coding sequence ATGAAGGAAATCCTGAAGGCCAAGGAAATACAGTTAAAATCTCTTCTTGCAGCAGGTCGCAGGGCTGAAGCCATGGATCTGCTTTTTGAGCTGGTGGTTATTTTTGCCAGAATGGGGCAGTTTGAGCGCGCGGAAATGCTGCGTCAGAAAATGATGGCGCTGGACTCCCTTGCCATACAACAGATTGTTGCGGCAGCGGAACGTATTGAGCAGGAAAAAAACAAGGCCATTGACAAAGAGCATATGGCCCTTTGGAAGCCCTGGTACACCCGCCTTGCGCCTGAGGAGCGCAGTGCTTTTTTCTTTGCAACGGAACCACTGCTTTTTTCGGCGGGAGAATCTCTATTCCGTCAGGGAGAAAAAAACAGATCTTTATTTTTTGTGGACAGAGGTTCTCTGCAGCTGATTTCAGTTTCTGACGGGGGGCAGGAAACGCTGATACGGCGTTTGGCGCCGGGAACCTTTGCCGGTGAGGATACATTCTATAAAACCAGTGTCTGTACCACAAGTCTTGTGGCTTTGACAGCAGGAGCTTGTCGTGTATTGAAGAGAAAAAAACTTTTGCCTCTGGCTGAAAAGGTTCCGGGACTTGCACCGAAGCTTCAGGATTTCTGTCTTGAAGGCAGGTCATCCAGTGCTGTTCTTCAGTCCAAAGGGATCAATCGGAGGATGTATAAACGTATCCCGGCTCAGGGAGTCATTGTTTTTCAGGTGATTCCCAAAGAGTCTGGTCAGGGCTCTTCGCCGGGACTTTTTAAGGGAAGAATGTCTGATATTTCAGCAGGCGGTCTCTCCTTTTATGTGAAGACAGGTAACGATAAAAATGTCCGTCAGCTTCTGGATGCCAAGCTGGGTATGAAGTTTGTGCTTTCGGCTTCCGGCAACTTGCAGCCCATGGTATGTAAGGGGGTTGTAACTGGCGTTCTAAGCCACATGGACAATGAGTATTCTGTGCATGTAAAATTTTCAAAACCCCTGGATCCCATGCTTTTTGTCTGA
- a CDS encoding cyclic nucleotide-binding domain-containing protein, producing MTSDKGCVLESLIAEGRKRDAMHLLCAMVGEAARQRDFVRAEALRKQMLQLDDMAIALIVEAGECIEQEKNQIIDGRHRENWKDLYSSFTPGERSAFFFACDPLPFSSGYFLFRQGEKSRNLFFVDEGCLHLIFLSGERHAKILGRVGPGEFAGEDTFFGNSLFCTASLVGLKGGVCRKLSLEALGRLEDDFPGFIKRIQAYCIHAGTTGQKLSARGVNRRAYVRIPDSGIIVFQLLCMEGRAENVLLKGLMSDISAGGLSFYVSASNDRAVRSLLGREIGMKLILQLQEGRHPVVCKGTVVGILPCQNLEYSVHVKFRKQLKCLPAVLEVH from the coding sequence ATGACATCTGATAAGGGCTGTGTTCTTGAAAGCCTGATTGCTGAGGGTCGGAAGAGAGATGCCATGCATCTGCTTTGTGCAATGGTTGGGGAAGCAGCCCGGCAGCGGGATTTTGTCAGGGCGGAAGCTCTTCGGAAACAAATGCTGCAGCTCGATGACATGGCCATTGCTCTGATTGTTGAGGCAGGAGAGTGTATTGAGCAGGAAAAAAATCAGATCATTGATGGCAGGCACCGTGAAAACTGGAAGGATTTGTACAGCTCTTTTACACCGGGAGAGCGCAGTGCTTTTTTCTTTGCCTGTGATCCCCTTCCCTTTTCTTCAGGTTATTTTCTTTTTCGCCAGGGGGAGAAAAGCAGGAATCTGTTTTTTGTGGATGAAGGGTGTCTGCATCTGATTTTTTTGTCCGGTGAGAGACATGCAAAAATATTAGGTCGAGTGGGGCCGGGTGAGTTTGCCGGAGAGGATACCTTCTTTGGTAACAGTCTCTTTTGTACCGCAAGCCTTGTGGGGCTTAAGGGCGGTGTCTGTAGAAAGCTGTCACTGGAGGCACTGGGTCGTCTTGAAGATGATTTTCCAGGTTTCATTAAAAGAATTCAGGCTTATTGTATTCATGCCGGGACCACGGGCCAGAAACTTTCCGCCAGAGGTGTGAACCGGCGGGCATATGTCCGTATTCCTGATAGCGGCATCATAGTGTTTCAGCTTCTTTGCATGGAGGGGCGTGCTGAAAATGTCCTTTTAAAAGGACTGATGTCCGATATTTCTGCGGGTGGTCTTTCCTTTTATGTTTCAGCATCCAATGACAGGGCCGTGCGCAGCCTTCTGGGCAGAGAGATAGGCATGAAGCTTATCTTGCAGTTGCAGGAGGGAAGACACCCTGTGGTCTGCAAGGGGACAGTGGTGGGGATTCTGCCCTGTCAGAACCTTGAATACTCAGTCCATGTAAAATTCAGGAAGCAGCTCAAGTGCCTTCCTGCTGTCCTTGAAGTCCATTGA
- a CDS encoding acyl-CoA thioesterase yields the protein MNTYTIVRPEHLNHHGYLFGGAMLRWVDEYAWLVASRDFQGCTLVTVAMEDLQFRKRAVSGSILRFEILPEHLGNSSVRYKVTVFADAPGASEEEAIFSTCVTFAGLDEKGEKKNLPRVNRFRSQSDGL from the coding sequence ATGAATACCTACACCATTGTGAGGCCGGAACACCTGAATCACCATGGCTACCTTTTTGGTGGTGCCATGCTCCGGTGGGTGGATGAATATGCCTGGCTGGTGGCATCCAGAGATTTTCAGGGGTGCACCCTTGTAACCGTAGCCATGGAGGATCTGCAGTTTAGAAAACGTGCGGTGAGCGGTTCTATCCTGCGTTTTGAGATTCTGCCGGAGCATCTGGGGAATTCCTCTGTAAGATACAAAGTGACTGTCTTTGCCGATGCGCCCGGAGCCAGTGAAGAAGAGGCGATTTTTTCAACCTGCGTTACCTTTGCAGGACTGGATGAAAAGGGTGAGAAGAAGAATCTGCCAAGGGTTAACCGTTTCCGTTCCCAAAGTGACGGGCTGTAA
- a CDS encoding thioredoxin family protein produces MMEKDQGAKDGRSSRGSLCIRLLGKGGSEHSVKEYIDSFLGGIKSGGSVFSGGEDGGCPGFSLENRGLIFRGIPGKREEGILLDYLTGSYQKIYSAPDMMEPALLRLFVSGHCPHCPGALRMLLGFLDNGLISLEVVSVDHCPDMASDYQVMAVPTLMLAGKEDIFRWTGHLNGKDIEDALCGVNPQLLSEESLLNILESGDAQRLVAMMQAENLILPNFYNLLIHEKWTVRLGAMVASESIILASPDLGEELLEWVWEKRESLDDAVMGDMVYLMGFGRPSLWKPRLASLMSLSGVDIREAIEDAMAALEAS; encoded by the coding sequence ATGATGGAAAAGGATCAGGGGGCCAAGGACGGCAGATCTTCCCGTGGAAGTCTTTGTATTCGCCTTTTGGGGAAGGGTGGCTCGGAGCATTCTGTGAAAGAGTATATAGACTCTTTTCTGGGGGGCATCAAAAGCGGCGGAAGTGTTTTTTCAGGAGGTGAAGATGGAGGTTGTCCCGGTTTTTCCCTGGAGAACAGAGGGCTTATTTTTCGTGGAATTCCCGGAAAAAGGGAAGAGGGTATTCTGCTTGACTATCTGACCGGATCTTATCAGAAAATTTATTCTGCACCTGATATGATGGAACCTGCCCTGCTGCGTCTTTTTGTCAGCGGTCATTGCCCCCATTGTCCCGGAGCCCTCAGGATGCTTCTGGGATTTTTGGATAACGGGCTTATTTCCCTTGAGGTGGTAAGTGTGGACCATTGCCCGGATATGGCGTCGGATTATCAGGTGATGGCTGTGCCCACCCTCATGCTGGCGGGAAAAGAGGATATCTTCCGCTGGACAGGGCATTTGAATGGAAAAGATATAGAAGATGCCCTTTGTGGCGTGAATCCGCAATTGTTGAGTGAAGAGAGCCTTCTGAATATTCTGGAAAGCGGGGATGCCCAGCGGTTGGTTGCCATGATGCAGGCGGAAAATCTTATTTTACCGAATTTTTATAATCTTCTTATCCATGAGAAATGGACTGTGCGCCTTGGGGCCATGGTGGCATCGGAAAGTATTATTCTGGCATCTCCGGATCTGGGAGAGGAGCTTCTGGAGTGGGTTTGGGAAAAAAGAGAAAGTCTGGATGATGCCGTAATGGGAGACATGGTTTATCTTATGGGTTTTGGTCGTCCTTCTCTATGGAAACCAAGGCTCGCATCCCTTATGTCTTTATCGGGTGTTGATATTCGTGAGGCCATTGAAGATGCCATGGCAGCCCTGGAGGCATCCTGA
- a CDS encoding AI-2E family transporter, whose translation MVSYRPYGSLKKGFYRRGAGGVLLFFLVLGLLGVACLMWPYRHPIILGILLAMACHPVQNRLEGYARGNRTLAAALSTLMLVLLVVVPAFLITGAVISQGIAFFQTLQSWIAGGGPARIELWLQAALEGVKGAWMDKIMYFYPDFNINTIDIQGGLLATATSGLRFLVRHGGGLAGNIGILLLHFFLMLLVFFMVIRNHDAILSKLFHLLPLSGTQEKRIFERLRLLVRSVFVGTFMTSAAQGAAGGLAFMAVGFPGIFWGAVMAFASLIPMVGTALIWVPAVIWLWLAGEGGKALGLLVWCLVVVGSLDNFLRPFFMRGGAQMNGILVFFAILGGLQLFGMAGLLYGPLIFGMASVFLYLYQIEFAAFLQYQDRH comes from the coding sequence ATGGTATCTTACAGGCCTTACGGTTCTTTGAAAAAGGGCTTTTATCGCAGGGGTGCAGGAGGAGTTCTTTTATTTTTTCTGGTTCTTGGTCTGCTGGGAGTTGCCTGTCTGATGTGGCCCTACCGTCATCCCATAATTCTGGGGATTCTTCTGGCCATGGCCTGCCATCCTGTGCAGAACCGGCTGGAAGGATATGCCCGGGGCAACAGAACGCTGGCTGCGGCTCTAAGTACGCTGATGCTGGTACTGCTGGTGGTGGTGCCAGCCTTTCTGATTACAGGGGCTGTGATCAGTCAGGGGATTGCATTTTTTCAGACCCTGCAGTCCTGGATAGCGGGAGGAGGGCCTGCACGCATAGAGCTTTGGCTGCAGGCTGCCCTTGAGGGCGTTAAGGGCGCATGGATGGATAAGATTATGTATTTTTATCCGGATTTTAATATTAATACCATTGATATACAGGGTGGGCTTTTAGCTACAGCAACTTCGGGCCTCCGTTTTCTTGTCCGCCATGGCGGTGGTCTGGCGGGGAATATCGGCATACTTCTATTGCATTTCTTTTTAATGCTTCTGGTTTTTTTTATGGTCATCCGTAACCATGATGCCATTTTATCAAAGCTTTTTCATCTTCTTCCCCTTTCCGGAACGCAGGAAAAAAGAATTTTTGAAAGGTTGAGACTTCTGGTCCGTTCGGTTTTTGTGGGTACCTTTATGACTTCAGCAGCCCAGGGAGCTGCCGGCGGTCTGGCTTTTATGGCTGTGGGTTTTCCGGGGATTTTCTGGGGGGCTGTCATGGCCTTTGCATCTCTGATTCCTATGGTTGGAACGGCACTGATATGGGTACCTGCCGTGATCTGGCTGTGGCTGGCCGGAGAGGGCGGCAAGGCTTTGGGGCTTCTGGTCTGGTGTCTGGTGGTGGTGGGGTCTCTGGATAATTTTCTCCGGCCTTTTTTCATGCGCGGTGGAGCACAGATGAACGGAATCCTTGTTTTCTTTGCTATTCTCGGAGGACTTCAGCTCTTTGGCATGGCCGGTCTTCTTTATGGTCCCCTTATTTTCGGGATGGCTTCAGTTTTTCTGTATCTTTATCAGATTGAGTTTGCCGCCTTCCTTCAATACCAGGATCGTCATTAA
- a CDS encoding response regulator gives MNNFSGEGFQILLVEDHVINREVAENILRSIGFGVVSVENGKEALDWLEKEGLPDLVLMDGQMPEMDGFEATIKIRERYGRSLPVIALTAHALKGDRERFLAAGMDDYLTKPLRKQALGAMLTKYLYSHNGEKGRGLAVSKGEGPAIDREALVAIVGESPLVQKVLLRNCIENQPQEIEIMGRLVEKKDYEALGKMAHKLTGALKYLAANRAASYGELLQQVLSEGAEDRIPDIYACLRIHCGQVCKEARAMLDGLVNQADTFMRDGKD, from the coding sequence ATGAATAATTTTTCAGGAGAAGGTTTTCAGATCCTGCTGGTGGAGGACCATGTCATTAACCGTGAGGTTGCCGAAAACATCTTACGTTCCATCGGCTTTGGTGTGGTGTCAGTGGAAAACGGGAAAGAAGCCCTTGACTGGCTGGAGAAGGAAGGTTTGCCGGATCTTGTATTGATGGATGGGCAGATGCCGGAAATGGATGGATTTGAAGCCACCATAAAAATCCGGGAGCGATATGGGAGAAGTCTCCCTGTCATTGCCCTTACCGCCCATGCCCTGAAAGGGGACAGGGAGCGTTTTCTGGCCGCAGGCATGGATGATTATCTGACCAAGCCCCTTAGAAAACAGGCCCTTGGGGCAATGCTGACAAAGTATCTGTATTCCCATAATGGGGAAAAAGGAAGGGGTTTGGCTGTATCCAAAGGGGAAGGCCCTGCCATTGACAGAGAAGCTCTGGTTGCCATTGTAGGGGAAAGTCCCCTTGTCCAGAAGGTTTTGTTGAGAAACTGCATAGAGAATCAACCGCAGGAAATTGAGATAATGGGTCGTCTGGTGGAGAAAAAAGATTATGAAGCCTTGGGTAAAATGGCCCATAAACTCACGGGTGCTTTGAAGTATCTGGCTGCAAACAGGGCTGCCTCCTATGGGGAGCTGCTGCAGCAGGTTCTCTCTGAGGGAGCTGAGGACCGTATTCCGGATATTTATGCATGCCTTCGTATTCATTGCGGTCAGGTATGCAAGGAAGCACGGGCAATGCTGGACGGACTGGTAAATCAGGCAGATACTTTCATGCGGGATGGGAAAGACTGA
- a CDS encoding TIGR00730 family Rossman fold protein — MSVMQYPRGAFPSADMDAKRAQQIEETEQTLSPAYRLAFLDEDLLVRSSLRPVRLQLEMMKPEIVLTEEGIESTIVIFGSARLPDPETALYQMEEARRNLAMAPEDEERIQRLKQTERAVEMSRYYDETRKLARLVSENTGPNRHVVITGGGGGIMEAANRGAHDVNAKSIGLNIVLPFEQAPNPYITPELCFQFHYFAIRKMHFLMRAKALVAFPGGFGTLDELFEALTLIQTGKMEKLPVLLFGKEFWHNLINFDYLVEQGTISPSDLSLFQYVSTAEEAWEIIRASNGL, encoded by the coding sequence ATGAGTGTAATGCAATATCCCAGAGGTGCTTTCCCATCCGCAGACATGGATGCCAAGCGCGCCCAGCAGATAGAAGAAACGGAACAGACCCTTTCCCCGGCCTACAGGCTGGCTTTTCTGGACGAAGATCTTCTGGTACGCAGCAGCCTGCGACCTGTCCGCCTTCAGCTGGAAATGATGAAACCTGAAATTGTCCTCACCGAAGAGGGCATAGAATCCACAATCGTGATTTTCGGCAGTGCCCGCCTTCCGGATCCGGAAACAGCCCTTTACCAGATGGAGGAAGCCAGACGGAATCTCGCCATGGCTCCCGAAGATGAGGAACGTATCCAGCGGCTGAAACAGACGGAACGGGCCGTGGAAATGAGCCGCTATTATGATGAAACAAGAAAGCTTGCCCGTCTTGTTTCTGAAAACACAGGCCCCAACCGCCATGTGGTCATCACCGGCGGCGGTGGCGGCATTATGGAGGCTGCCAACCGCGGTGCACACGATGTCAATGCCAAAAGCATCGGCCTTAATATTGTCCTGCCCTTTGAGCAGGCACCCAACCCCTACATCACACCGGAGCTATGCTTTCAGTTCCACTACTTTGCCATAAGAAAAATGCATTTTCTCATGCGGGCCAAAGCTCTGGTGGCCTTTCCCGGCGGTTTCGGCACCCTCGATGAGTTGTTTGAAGCCTTAACCCTCATCCAGACCGGAAAAATGGAAAAACTGCCGGTGCTGCTTTTCGGTAAGGAATTCTGGCACAACCTCATCAACTTTGACTACCTCGTTGAGCAGGGAACCATTTCTCCCTCGGATCTTTCCCTCTTCCAGTATGTCAGTACCGCAGAAGAAGCATGGGAAATCATCCGGGCCTCCAACGGACTTTAA